In a genomic window of Thalassophryne amazonica chromosome 12, fThaAma1.1, whole genome shotgun sequence:
- the cnn2 gene encoding calponin-2: MSEFNRGPNYGLSAEIKSKIAQKYDLQKEENLRIWIEDITGASIGPNFQKGLKNGVILCELINRLQPGSVKKINKSALNWHQLENLTNFTAAIKAYGLKPHDIFEANDLFENGNMTQVQTTLLALAGMAKTKGCHSRVDLGVKYADKAPREFDQETLNAGQTVIGLQMGTNKCASQSGMSAYGTRRHLFNPKAQIDAPMDNSTIGLQMGTNKGASQSGMAAPGTRRAIYDQKLGTDKCDNSTMSLQMGSNQGANQSGQIFGLSRQIYDPNYCPTAVRDAGDHNGAGGSLDHMPDYQDEGYQGYQEEGQMYHDDGTGY; the protein is encoded by the exons ATGTCTGAGTTTAACAGAGGCCCTAACTATGGACTGTCTGCCGAAATTAAATCTAAG ATTGCGCAGAAGTATGACCTTCAAAAAGAAGAGAACCTCAGAATCTGGATTGAAGACATCACTGGGGCTTCTATTGGACCAAACTTCCAGAAAGGCCTGAAAAATGGAGTCATTCTGTGCGA actTATCAACCGTCTGCAACCAGGATCTGTAAAAAAGATCAACAAATCAGCACTGAACTGGCATCAG TTGGAGAACCTGACTAACTTCACTGCAGCCATCAAAGCATACGGTCTGAAGCCACATGATATCTTTGAAGCCAACGATCTGTTTGAGAATGGGAACATGACACAGGTCCAGACCACACTGCTGGCTCTAGCTGGCATG GCTAAGACTAAAGGCTGCCATTCACGGGTGGACTTGGGTGTAAAATACGCAGACAAGGCGCCAAGGGAGTTTGATCAGGAGACACTGAATGCTGGACAGACCGTCATTGGCCTGCAG ATGGGGACCAACAAGTGTGCCAGTCAAAGTGGTATGTCTGCATATGGCACAAGGAGGCACTTGTTTAATCCCAAAGCTCAGATCGACGCCCCCATGGACAACTCTACCATCGGTCTGCAGATGGGCACCAACAAAGGGGCGAGCCAG TCGGGGATGGCAGCTCCGGGCACGAGGCGTGCCATTTACGACCAAAAACTGGGCACAGACAAATGCGACAACAGCACCATGTCCCTGCAGATGGGCTCCAACCAAGGAGCCAACCAGAGTGGTCAGATCTTCGGCCTGTCGCGGCAAATCTATGACCCCAATTATTGTCCCACTGCTGTGAGAGACGCAGGTGACCACAACGGAGCAGGTGGCTCCTTAGACCACATGCCAGATTACCAAGATGAGGGTTACCAAGGCTACCAGGAAGAAGGGCAGATGTACCATGATGACGGGACAGGCTACTGA